A stretch of the Acanthochromis polyacanthus isolate Apoly-LR-REF ecotype Palm Island chromosome 22, KAUST_Apoly_ChrSc, whole genome shotgun sequence genome encodes the following:
- the LOC110972619 gene encoding NACHT, LRR and PYD domains-containing protein 14-like isoform X15, whose amino-acid sequence MSEEEEEFPASSRLSMKSDWSNDHPPNFSKEPKPSDTKRRAESAASSCQSVKSDWSNDHGPNFSKEPEPSDTNIQRTESAASSCLSVKSDWSNDHGPTFSKEPKPSDTKRRRAESAASSRLSVKSDWSNDHGPNFSKEPEPSDTNIQRTESAASSCQSVKSDWSNDHGPNFSKEPKPSETNIQRTESAASSCLSVKSDWSNDHGPNFSKEPKPSETKVMKRRRVCVKEQPSCCASCQDVLKDPVSTSCGHWFCRQCITSYWDQSAPSGHSSCPQCVKRSRTRAGLQTASQSGCGQNVLQEVLQEHKMSLRRRCEHVTEGSDERGGGTLLNRIYTELYITEGHSGEADIQHEVSQLETASKKSLHGTPIRCQDIFKALPEQQRAIRVVLTNGVAGIGKTFSVLKFTLDWAESRENQDVSVVVVLPFRELNLIRDEQHSLLTLLHVFHPTLQKVTAEQLAVCKLLFIFDGLDESRLSLDFTNRKVVSDVSQKSSLDVLLVNLIEGNLLPSALVWITSRPAAANQIPPKRVDRLTEVRGFTDVQKDEYFRRRISDEELSSTIISHMKTSRNLHILCRLPVFCWITAAVLEHMLSTKQRGELPKTLTDMFSHFLLVQTQRKNNKYHEGHETSPQELTEADREVLLKLGRLAFEHLEKGNVMFYQEDLEQCGLDVTEASVFSGVCTQIFRRECVMFQKPVYCFVHLSIQEFLAAVYMFHCYTNNNTEVLKKFLEEDYINLSLDDFLDSAMEKSLRSKNGHLDLFVRFLHGLCLESNQRLLGLLDQTENSPEMIQGVINNLKGMNTNKMSPDRSINIFHCLMEMKDLSVHQEIQEFLQSENRLEKELSEIHCSALAYTLQMSEVVLDEVDLDKFRTSWKGKLRLIPAVRNCRKARLYNCRISESHYEVLASALKSNPSHLEHLDLNRIYNMEDSGVKHLFDGLQSPNCKLERLRLEDCSLSEISCDSLVSALKSNPSHLEHLDLSSNNLQDSGVKHLCGFVESPDSILKTLRLEGCRLSEISCDSLVSALKSNPSHLEHLDLSINDLTDSGVKRLSGFLESPDCILKTLRLENCSLSEISCDSLVSALKSNPSHLEHLDLSQNNLQDSGVKHLCGFLESPDCILKTLRLEHCRLSEISCDSLVSALKSNPSHLEHLDLSRNHLQYSAVKHLLDLVESPDCSLKTLRWELRK is encoded by the exons ATgagtgaagaggaggaggagtttccAGCCTCCAGCCGTCTATCTATGAAGAGTGACTGGTCCAACGATCATCCTCCAAACTTCAGCAAAGAACCTAAaccctcagacacaaa ACGGAGAGCAGAGTCTGCAGCTTCCAGCTGTCAGTCTGTGAAGAGTGACTGGTCCAACGATCATGGTCCAAACTTCAGCAAAGAACCTGAaccctcagacacaaa CATACAGAGAACAGAGTCTGCAGCttccagctgtctgtctgtgaagAGTGACTGGTCCAACGATCATGGTCCAACCTTCAGCAAGGAACCTAAaccctcagacacaaa AAGACGGAGAGCAGAGTCTGCAGCCTCCAGCCGTCTGTCTGTGAAGAGTGACTGGTCCAACGATCATGGTCCAAACTTCAGCAAAGAACCTGAACCCTCAGACACCAA CATACAGAGAACAGAATCTGCAGCATCCAGCTGTCAGTCTGTGAAGAGTGACTGGTCCAACGATCATGGTCCAAACTTCAGCAAAGAACCTAAACCCTCAGAAACAAA CATACAGAGAACAGAGTCTGCAGCatccagctgtctgtctgtgaagAGTGACTGGTCCAACGATCATGGTCCAAACTTCAGCAAAGAACCTAAACCCTCAGAAACAAA agtgatgaagaggaggagagttTGTGTGAAGGAGCAGCCGTCCTGCTGTGCTTCCTGTCAGGACGTCCTGAAGGATCCAGTCTCTACCAGCTGTGGACACTGGTTCTGCAGACAGTGCATCACCTCATACTGGGACCAGTCTGCTCCATCAGGACACTCCTCCTGTCCCCAGTGTGTAAAAAGATCCAGAACCAGAGCTGGACTGCAGACAGCCAGTCAGAGCGGCTGTGGACAAA atgttctgcAGGAGGTTCTACAGGAACATAAGATGAGTCTGAGAAGGAGATGTGAACATGTGACTGAAGGAAGTGATGAAAGAGGAGGTGGAACCCTCCTGAACAGGATCTACACTGAGctctacatcacagagggacacaGTGGAGAGGCTGATATCCAACATGAGGTGAGCCAGCTGGAAACAGCTTCCAAGAAGAGTCTCCATGGCACTCCTATCAGGTGCCAGGACATCTTCAAAGCCTTACctgagcagcagagagccaTCAGAGTGGTTCTGACCAACGGCGTGGCTGGCATCGGAAAAACCTTCTCAGTGCTGAAGTTCACTCTGGACTGGGCAGAGAGCCGAGAAAACCAAGATGTcagtgtggtggtggtgcttcCGTTCAGGGAGCTGAACTTGATCAGAGATGAGCAGCACAGTCTTCTCACGctgctccatgttttccatccaACATTACAGAAGGTGACGGCAGAGCAGCTGGCTgtctgtaaacttttgttcatctttgacggtctggatgaaaGCAGACTTTCCCTGGATTTCACCAACAGGAAGGTTGTGTCTGACGTCAGCCAGAAGTCATCGCTGGACGTTCTGCTGGTGAACCTCATCGAGGGGAATCTGCTTCCTTCAGCTCTGGTCTGGATCACTTCCCGCCCAgcggcagccaatcagatccctcctaaACGTGTGGACAGGTTAACAGAAGTACGAGGCTTCACCGACGTCCAGAAGGACGAGTACTTCAGGAGGAGGATCAGTGATGAAGAGCTGTCCAGCacaatcatctcccacatgaagacatccaGGAACCTCCACATCTTGTGTCGactcccagtgttctgctggatcactgctgcaGTTCTGGAGCACATGTTGAgcacaaagcagagaggagagctgcCCAAGACCCTGACTGACATGTTCTCACACTTCCTGCTGGTTCAGACACAGAGGAAGAACAACAAGTACCATGAGGGACATGAGACGAGTCCTCAGGAGCTGACGGAGGCTGACAGGGAAGTTCTTCTGAAGCTGGGGAGGCTGGCCTTTGAACATCTGGAGAAAGGAAACGTGATGTTCTACCAAGAAGACCTGGAACAGTGTGGTCTGGATGTGACAGAGGCCTCGGTGTTCTCAGGAGTTTGTACCCAGATCTTCAGAAGAGAGTGTGTGATGTTCCAGAAACCAGTCTACTGCTTTGTTCATCTGAgcattcaggagtttctggctgcagtctacatgttccactgttacaccaacaATAACACCGAGGTACTGAAAAAGTTCCTGGAAGAAGACTATATAAACTTGTCCCTGGATGATTTCCTGGACAGCGCCATGGAGAAATCCCTCAGAAGTAaaaatggtcacctggacctgtttgttcgcttccttcatggcctctgtctggagtccaaccagagactgTTAGGTCTGCTGGATCAGACGGAGAACAGTCCAGAGATGATCCAGGGAGTCATAAACAACCTGAAGGGGATGAACACGAATAAAAtgtctccagacagaagcatcaacatcttccactgtctgatggagatgaaggatctctcagtacatcaggagatccaagagttcctgcagtcagagaacagaTTAGAGAAGGAACTCTCTGAAatccactgctcagctctggcctacaCGCTGCAGATGTCGGAGGTGGTTCTGGATGAGGTGGACCTGGACAAGTTCAGAACATCATGGAAGGGAAAACtgagactgattccagctgtgaggaactgcagaaaggctCG ACTTTATAACTGTAGAATCTCAGAGAGTCACTATGAAGtcctggcctcagctctgaagtccaacccctcccatctggaacatctggacctgaatAGAATCTACAACATggaggattcaggagtgaaacatctttttgatggactgcagagtccaaactgtaaactggagagactcag attggaggactgcagtttgtcagagatcagctgtgattctctggtctcagctctgaagtccaacccctcccatctggaacatctggacctgagctccaacaacctgcaggattcaggagtgaaacatctgtgtggttttgtggagagtccagactccatcctgaagactctgag attggagggctgcaggttgtcagagatcagctgtgattctctggtctcagctttgaagtccaacccctcccatctggaacatctggacctgagcatCAACGACCTGacggattcaggagtgaaacgtctgagtggttttctggagagtccagactgcatcctgaagactctgag attggagaactgcagtttgtcagagatcagctgtgattctctggtctcagccctgaagtccaacccctcccatctggaacatctggacctgagtcagaacaacctgcaggattcaggagtgaaacatctgtgtggttttctggagagtccagactgcatcctgaagactctgag
- the LOC110972619 gene encoding NACHT, LRR and PYD domains-containing protein 14-like isoform X24: protein MSEEEEEFPASSRLSMKSDWSNDHPPNFSKEPKPSDTKRRRAESAASSCQSVKSDWSNDHGPNFSKEPKPSDTKRRAESAASSCQSVKSDWSNDHGPNFSKEPEPSDTNIQRTESAASSCQSVKSDWSNDHGPNFSKEPKPSETNIQRTESAASSCLSVKSDWSNDHGPNFSKEPKPSETKVMKRRRVCVKEQPSCCASCQDVLKDPVSTSCGHWFCRQCITSYWDQSAPSGHSSCPQCVKRSRTRAGLQTASQSGCGQNVLQEVLQEHKMSLRRRCEHVTEGSDERGGGTLLNRIYTELYITEGHSGEADIQHEVSQLETASKKSLHGTPIRCQDIFKALPEQQRAIRVVLTNGVAGIGKTFSVLKFTLDWAESRENQDVSVVVVLPFRELNLIRDEQHSLLTLLHVFHPTLQKVTAEQLAVCKLLFIFDGLDESRLSLDFTNRKVVSDVSQKSSLDVLLVNLIEGNLLPSALVWITSRPAAANQIPPKRVDRLTEVRGFTDVQKDEYFRRRISDEELSSTIISHMKTSRNLHILCRLPVFCWITAAVLEHMLSTKQRGELPKTLTDMFSHFLLVQTQRKNNKYHEGHETSPQELTEADREVLLKLGRLAFEHLEKGNVMFYQEDLEQCGLDVTEASVFSGVCTQIFRRECVMFQKPVYCFVHLSIQEFLAAVYMFHCYTNNNTEVLKKFLEEDYINLSLDDFLDSAMEKSLRSKNGHLDLFVRFLHGLCLESNQRLLGLLDQTENSPEMIQGVINNLKGMNTNKMSPDRSINIFHCLMEMKDLSVHQEIQEFLQSENRLEKELSEIHCSALAYTLQMSEVVLDEVDLDKFRTSWKGKLRLIPAVRNCRKARLYNCRISESHYEVLASALKSNPSHLEHLDLNRIYNMEDSGVKHLFDGLQSPNCKLERLRLEDCSLSEISCDSLVSALKSNPSHLEHLDLSSNNLQDSGVKHLCGFVESPDSILKTLRLEGCRLSEISCDSLVSALKSNPSHLEHLDLSINDLTDSGVKRLSGFLESPDCILKTLRLENCSLSEISCDSLVSALKSNPSHLEHLDLSQNNLQDSGVKHLCGFLESPDCILKTLRLEHCRLSEISCDSLVSALKSNPSHLEHLDLSRNHLQYSAVKHLLDLVESPDCSLKTLRWELRK from the exons ATgagtgaagaggaggaggagtttccAGCCTCCAGCCGTCTATCTATGAAGAGTGACTGGTCCAACGATCATCCTCCAAACTTCAGCAAAGAACCTAAaccctcagacacaaa AAGACGGAGAGCAGAGTCTGCAGCTTCCAGCTGTCAGTCTGTGAAGAGTGACTGGTCCAACGATCATGGTCCAAACTTCAGCAAAGAACCTAAaccctcagacacaaa ACGGAGAGCAGAGTCTGCAGCTTCCAGCTGTCAGTCTGTGAAGAGTGACTGGTCCAACGATCATGGTCCAAACTTCAGCAAAGAACCTGAaccctcagacacaaa CATACAGAGAACAGAATCTGCAGCATCCAGCTGTCAGTCTGTGAAGAGTGACTGGTCCAACGATCATGGTCCAAACTTCAGCAAAGAACCTAAACCCTCAGAAACAAA CATACAGAGAACAGAGTCTGCAGCatccagctgtctgtctgtgaagAGTGACTGGTCCAACGATCATGGTCCAAACTTCAGCAAAGAACCTAAACCCTCAGAAACAAA agtgatgaagaggaggagagttTGTGTGAAGGAGCAGCCGTCCTGCTGTGCTTCCTGTCAGGACGTCCTGAAGGATCCAGTCTCTACCAGCTGTGGACACTGGTTCTGCAGACAGTGCATCACCTCATACTGGGACCAGTCTGCTCCATCAGGACACTCCTCCTGTCCCCAGTGTGTAAAAAGATCCAGAACCAGAGCTGGACTGCAGACAGCCAGTCAGAGCGGCTGTGGACAAA atgttctgcAGGAGGTTCTACAGGAACATAAGATGAGTCTGAGAAGGAGATGTGAACATGTGACTGAAGGAAGTGATGAAAGAGGAGGTGGAACCCTCCTGAACAGGATCTACACTGAGctctacatcacagagggacacaGTGGAGAGGCTGATATCCAACATGAGGTGAGCCAGCTGGAAACAGCTTCCAAGAAGAGTCTCCATGGCACTCCTATCAGGTGCCAGGACATCTTCAAAGCCTTACctgagcagcagagagccaTCAGAGTGGTTCTGACCAACGGCGTGGCTGGCATCGGAAAAACCTTCTCAGTGCTGAAGTTCACTCTGGACTGGGCAGAGAGCCGAGAAAACCAAGATGTcagtgtggtggtggtgcttcCGTTCAGGGAGCTGAACTTGATCAGAGATGAGCAGCACAGTCTTCTCACGctgctccatgttttccatccaACATTACAGAAGGTGACGGCAGAGCAGCTGGCTgtctgtaaacttttgttcatctttgacggtctggatgaaaGCAGACTTTCCCTGGATTTCACCAACAGGAAGGTTGTGTCTGACGTCAGCCAGAAGTCATCGCTGGACGTTCTGCTGGTGAACCTCATCGAGGGGAATCTGCTTCCTTCAGCTCTGGTCTGGATCACTTCCCGCCCAgcggcagccaatcagatccctcctaaACGTGTGGACAGGTTAACAGAAGTACGAGGCTTCACCGACGTCCAGAAGGACGAGTACTTCAGGAGGAGGATCAGTGATGAAGAGCTGTCCAGCacaatcatctcccacatgaagacatccaGGAACCTCCACATCTTGTGTCGactcccagtgttctgctggatcactgctgcaGTTCTGGAGCACATGTTGAgcacaaagcagagaggagagctgcCCAAGACCCTGACTGACATGTTCTCACACTTCCTGCTGGTTCAGACACAGAGGAAGAACAACAAGTACCATGAGGGACATGAGACGAGTCCTCAGGAGCTGACGGAGGCTGACAGGGAAGTTCTTCTGAAGCTGGGGAGGCTGGCCTTTGAACATCTGGAGAAAGGAAACGTGATGTTCTACCAAGAAGACCTGGAACAGTGTGGTCTGGATGTGACAGAGGCCTCGGTGTTCTCAGGAGTTTGTACCCAGATCTTCAGAAGAGAGTGTGTGATGTTCCAGAAACCAGTCTACTGCTTTGTTCATCTGAgcattcaggagtttctggctgcagtctacatgttccactgttacaccaacaATAACACCGAGGTACTGAAAAAGTTCCTGGAAGAAGACTATATAAACTTGTCCCTGGATGATTTCCTGGACAGCGCCATGGAGAAATCCCTCAGAAGTAaaaatggtcacctggacctgtttgttcgcttccttcatggcctctgtctggagtccaaccagagactgTTAGGTCTGCTGGATCAGACGGAGAACAGTCCAGAGATGATCCAGGGAGTCATAAACAACCTGAAGGGGATGAACACGAATAAAAtgtctccagacagaagcatcaacatcttccactgtctgatggagatgaaggatctctcagtacatcaggagatccaagagttcctgcagtcagagaacagaTTAGAGAAGGAACTCTCTGAAatccactgctcagctctggcctacaCGCTGCAGATGTCGGAGGTGGTTCTGGATGAGGTGGACCTGGACAAGTTCAGAACATCATGGAAGGGAAAACtgagactgattccagctgtgaggaactgcagaaaggctCG ACTTTATAACTGTAGAATCTCAGAGAGTCACTATGAAGtcctggcctcagctctgaagtccaacccctcccatctggaacatctggacctgaatAGAATCTACAACATggaggattcaggagtgaaacatctttttgatggactgcagagtccaaactgtaaactggagagactcag attggaggactgcagtttgtcagagatcagctgtgattctctggtctcagctctgaagtccaacccctcccatctggaacatctggacctgagctccaacaacctgcaggattcaggagtgaaacatctgtgtggttttgtggagagtccagactccatcctgaagactctgag attggagggctgcaggttgtcagagatcagctgtgattctctggtctcagctttgaagtccaacccctcccatctggaacatctggacctgagcatCAACGACCTGacggattcaggagtgaaacgtctgagtggttttctggagagtccagactgcatcctgaagactctgag attggagaactgcagtttgtcagagatcagctgtgattctctggtctcagccctgaagtccaacccctcccatctggaacatctggacctgagtcagaacaacctgcaggattcaggagtgaaacatctgtgtggttttctggagagtccagactgcatcctgaagactctgag